Proteins from one Methanobacteriaceae archaeon genomic window:
- a CDS encoding right-handed parallel beta-helix repeat-containing protein, producing MFIHNEAKNYGGAIYIAGKGSCEIINTKFIQNEAREDNGGAIYTKGNLNIKNSLFTHHYSKEDGGAICAKGHVNVENSTFTLNKATGATIFLSEGGAIYCASINCKNSTFKENHASQRGGAIHINNKGLSVIENSKFIDNEAYNKGGAINIDDTSAYVVIKNNSFK from the coding sequence ATGTTCATCCATAATGAAGCAAAAAATTATGGAGGAGCAATCTACATTGCAGGTAAAGGAAGTTGTGAAATTATAAACACAAAATTCATACAAAACGAAGCTCGTGAAGACAATGGAGGAGCAATTTATACTAAAGGAAATTTAAACATAAAAAACTCTCTTTTCACTCACCATTATTCAAAAGAAGATGGTGGAGCAATATGTGCAAAAGGACATGTAAATGTTGAAAATTCCACTTTTACCCTAAATAAAGCAACTGGTGCAACAATTTTTCTAAGTGAAGGAGGAGCAATTTACTGTGCAAGTATTAACTGTAAAAACTCCACTTTTAAAGAAAACCATGCTTCACAGCGTGGAGGAGCAATACACATAAACAATAAAGGATTATCAGTTATTGAAAACTCAAAATTTATTGATAACGAAGCATACAACAAAGGAGGAGCAATCAATATAGATGATACCTCTGCATACGTTGTTATAAAAAATAATAGCTTTAAATGA